One window of the Trifolium pratense cultivar HEN17-A07 linkage group LG2, ARS_RC_1.1, whole genome shotgun sequence genome contains the following:
- the LOC123904977 gene encoding protein MAIN-LIKE 1-like: MLMLVGCTILADKSYTRVDAKWLLLFSDLSAVHTFSWASIALVCLYDNLNDASMFSTRALAGYATLLQCWIHEYFPTLGRRAASGLNCDDPGFPRAMRWMYKQGKTKLPEYQPILDALTPDDVIWRPFETHRGSIPFDLITLYSGHLRGSTVVPYLPERCIRQFGFVQYIPPPPPLAPAYSDIDSDWIGYHASVDRILQPTRPVTYVFETVPDYMSWYYRVSHPRLCRPVDGPHGAPPVPHYAPAPVDDAPADDAPQETALQRERRWRGMARGMLETFLTRIDADRDDEGFEELFFALDVCRGAYP, from the exons ATGTTGATGTTGGTGGGATGTACCATTCTGGCCGATAAGAGTTATACACGTGTGGATGCCAAATGGCTACTTCTGTTTAGTGATTTGTCTGCAGTCCATACATTTTCGTGGGCCAGTATTGCATTGGTTTGTTTATACGATAACTTGAACGATGCATCCATGTTTTCTACGAGGGCCCTTGCAGGGTATGCGACACTTCTTCAG TGTTGGATTCACGAGTATTTTCCTACCCTTGGTAGAAGGGCTGCGTCGGGACTTAATTGTGATGATCCTGGCTTTCCTCGAGCTATGCGGTGGATGTATAAGCAAGGGAAGACCAAGCTCCCCGAGTATCAGCCTATATTGGATGCACTGACCCCTGATGACGTGATATGGCGTCCGTTTGAGACTCACAGAGGTAGCATTCCTTTTGATCTGATTACTCTGTATAGTGGTCATCTGCGTGGATCCACGGTAGTTCCTTACTTGCCCGAGAGGTGTATTAGGCAGTTTGGATTTGTACAGTatataccaccaccaccacctctagCTCCTGCCTATTCTGATATTGATAGCGACTGGATTGGTTATCACGCGTCCGTTGATCGGATACTTCAGCCGACACGTCCAGTGACATATGTTTTTGAGACTGTACCTGATTACATGTCCTGGTACTATCGGGTATCACATCCTAGACTGTGTCGCCCTGTTGATGGACCACATGGAGCACCACCAGTTCCGCACTATGCACCTGCACCAGTAGACGATGCACCAGCAGATGATGCACCACAAGAAACTGCACTACAGCGTGAGCGGAGATGGAGAGGTATGGCTCGAGGCATGCTTGAGACATTTCTGACGAGGATAGACGCTGATAGGGATGATGAGGGATTTGAGGAGCTTTTTTTTGCACTAGATGTATGTCGTGGTGCATACCCATGA
- the LOC123904975 gene encoding uncharacterized protein LOC123904975 produces MMQIQERGSRTELQHLLQLLDDAKYVSQNRRKDDGSDVLSDIFWAHPDSIKLLNLFPIVLVMDCTYKTNKYRQPLLEITGITSTNMTFVVGFAYMESEKTDNYHWALGKLKQLITKQDIFPRVILTDREFALMNAIKDIFPHTTNMLCTWHIIKNVNARCTVQIPKDMQQKVKNLWRDVVESPDEVEYQQRLNAFQQACVNSSNLVEYVNNTWAAMTLISDEMKRIDIVGTNKNLCGCKLRSTCALPCACELSGYTTSGVPIPLDSVHSHWKKLTMEEPLEDDTNDGYELDMSNAMEAIWTQFRSLDIVGKRALKSKVFELAYPASSSLCPPPEKIKTRGGVKNKYKGKAPKGYDVYRDPSYFEHVEREYGDSQGTSKRLCTQQSQSSQKELSQPSQKQQSQPSQKQLSQMSKKLTSQKYLGQFPDHMHPHIVDIADVLEDGNCGFRAVASLLGYTEEGWSIVRRELDEELRNCWRCMIGLILLKHVILLDVQLHASTIQQELQVVRDSLVANRWFTIPAMGYLVANKYNVVLVTLGKPSKTFFPMMTLYSSSARFFCIGFVNGNHWVPVNMSKGFPLPEVTTDWKKFCSHEARSWMSNLNGRLQYWNLLNPPVKPLSGVMSVE; encoded by the exons ATGATGCAAATACAGGAAAGAGGCTCCAGAACAGAGCTGCAACACTTGCTGCAGTTGTTAGATGATGCAAAATATGTCAGCCAGAATAGAAGAAAAGATGATGGCTCCGATGTTTTGAGTGATATTTTTTGGGCGCATCCAGATTCAATCAAGTTGTTGAACTTGTTTCCCATTGTTTTGGTTATGGACTGCACatacaaaactaataaatatagaCAGCCACTGCTTGAAATTACTGGCATAACTTCAACTAACATGACATTTGTTGTTGGATTTGCTTACATGGAATCTGAGAAGACGGACAATTATCATTGGGCGTTAGGTAAGTTGAAGCAATTGATTACTAAGCAAGATATATTTCCTAGAGTAATTTTGACTGATAGGGAGTTTGCTTTGATGAATgcaattaaagatatatttcCACATACTACTAATATGCTTTGTACGTGGCACATAATCAAAAATGTGAATGCGAGATGCACCGTGCAAATACCTAAGGATATGCAACAGAAGGTGAAAAATTTGTGGAGAGATGTTGTTGAAAGTCCGGATGAGGTGGAGTATCAGCAGCGGTTGAATGCGTTTCAGCAAGCATGTGTTAATTCAAGCAATTTGGTCGAATATGTCAATAACACCTG GGCCGCTATGACACTAATTTCTGATGAGATGAAGAGAATTGACATTGTTGGAACAAATAAAAACTTGTGTGGTTGCAAACTTAGGTCAACATGTGCGTTGCCCTGTGCTTGTGAATTGAGTGGATATACAACCAGCGGTGTACCAATACCGTTAGATTCAGTTCACAGTCACTGGAAGAAATTAACTATGGAAGAACCATTGGAGGATGACACAAATGATGGATATGAGTTGGACATGAGTAATGCAATGGAGGCAATATGGACTCAATTTCGGTCACTTGATATTGTTGGTAAAAGAGCGTTGAAGAGTAAAGTGTTTGAACTTGCTTATCCAGCCTCAAGTTCATTGTGTCCACcacctgaaaaaataaaaaccagagGAGGAGTGAAGAACAAATATAAAGGCAAAGCACCAAAAGGTTATGATGTGTATCGTGATCCATCATACTTTGAACACGTTGAAAGAGAATATGGTGATTCACAAG GTACATCGAAGAGGTTGTGTACACAACAATCACAGTCATCTCAGAAGGAACTATCTCAACCCTCTCAGAAGCAACAATCTCAACCATCTCAGAAACAACTATCTCAGATGTCTAAAAAACTGACATCTCAGAAATATTTGGGGCAATTTCCTGATCATATGCATCCACATATTGTTGACATTGCTGATGTGCTTGAAGATGGAAATTGTGGTTTTAGAGCTGTTGCATCTTTACTTGGTTACACAGAGGAAGGTTGGTCCATCGTCCGCCGGGAGTTAGATGAAGAGCTTAGAAATTGTTGGCGTTGTATgattggcctcattttgctaaaacatgtgatcctTCTTGATGTGCaactacatgcttccaccatcca ACAAGAATTGCAGGTTGTAAGAGATTCGTTGGTAGCAAATAGATGGTTCACCATACCTGCTATGGGTTACTTGGTAGCAAATAAGTATAATGTCGTTCTCGTCACGTTGGGTAAACCTAGTAAGACTTTCTTTCCTATGATGACTTTATATTCCTCTTCAGCAAGGTTTTTTTGTATTGGTTTTGTCAATGGAAATCATTGGGTTCCGGTAAACATGTCAAAGGGGTTTCCGTTGCCCGAAGTTACAACTGATTGGAAGAAATTTTGTTCACATGAAGCAAGGTCTTGGATGTCAAACTTAAACGGACGCCTACAATATTGGAACCTTCTAAATCCTCCGGTGAAACCTCTTAGTGGTGTTATGTctgttgaataa
- the LOC123904978 gene encoding serine/threonine-protein phosphatase 7 long form homolog, translating to MAMVRTRGSDGRIKHNRGRGESRRHQEEPEHDELPPVHEEQVEEQVEQQAVQEGWPGGPIDTSLLTRYEHGLKRAEGDKIELRIASLGKKLADRIPDHHPEVIQGWLNISGLCWLERTSLKLTDPQLISAFVERWHPETSSFHMSFGEMTITLDDVACLLHLPVRGQFYTPVSVSQEQAAKLAAELLGEEYEFALRETVAQRGGYFSQQWLYESYMRNVNFYWKYDCAARA from the exons ATGGCAA tGGTGCGTACAAGAGGATCAGACGGTAGAATTAAGCATAACAGAGGACGTGGAGAGTCTCGGCGACATCAGGAGGAGCCGGAACACGATGAGCTGCCGCCAGTGCATGAGGAGCAGGTTGAGGAGCAGGTTGAGCAGCAGGCTGTGCAGGAGGGTTGGCCTGGAGGGCCGATCGATACGAGTCTTTTGACTCGATACGAGCATGGTTTG AAACGTGCCGAAGGTGACAAAATTGAGCTACGAATAGCATCTTTAGGAAAAAAGTTAGCTGACAGGATTCCTGATCACCATCCTGAAGTTATTCAAGGGTGGTTGAATATTTCGGGGTTGTGCTGGCTTGAGCGGACTAGCTTGAAACTTACCGATCCGCAGCTTATATCTGCATTTGTTGAGAGGTGGCACCCTGAGACGTCGTCATTTCACATGTCGTTCGGCGAGATGACTATTACTTTGGACGATGTGGCATGTCTTCTGCATCTACCTGTTAGGGGTCAGTTTTATACTCCTGTATCAGTTTCTCAGGAACAAGCTGCGAAACTTGCAGCTGAGTTGTTAGGAGAGGAGTATGAATTTGCATTGCGAGAGACTGTAGCGCAGAGGGGTGGTTATTTTTCACAGCAGTGGCTATATGAGAGTTATATGAGGAATGTCAATTTCTACTGGAAATATGACTGCGCAGCTAGGGCATAG
- the LOC123903951 gene encoding TPR repeat-containing thioredoxin TTL1-like codes for MGDISPERKSGCGLMTTVFGRHSQRSKKATSTGSSPIPRSRSASKEVVYVNPPSHNVASRSVSNSSCSSNNNNNPQRRNSNETTMPRGTSKNSNSSTTQGYVNQGRRVPKEVVGISGELDTMINDHQKSNSKGSTFVRASSGNVMLYGHLGNLRQGAKDNSYSNAMDNYNQYFENANSNVGGNTKNVSSINKETNSSTKLKGENTGGGSLCRAISTRMDPEQLKIMGNEDYKNGRFAEALSLYDAAIAIDPKKAAYRSNRSAALTALGRLLEAVFECREAIQIDPHYHRAHHRLGSLHFRLGETDKALYHYKQAGPEADPDEVAKVKILQAHLNKCTEAQRVGDWNKLVVETSNTISAGADSAPQIFALQAEALIKLRRHQDADNVMSKCPNFDVDDCTKFFGPIGNANLLATRAQVDLAAGRFDDALEAAHKATRLDTNNKLANKVLGKARAVTGARCRGNELFKASKFSEACNAYGEGLQHDPYNSVLLCNRAACRSKLGQLEKAIEDCTAALNLRPSYTKARLRRADCNAKLERWEASIGDYEILLKETPEDEEVSRALSEARVQLKKQRGG; via the exons ATGGGAGACATTTCACCGGAGAGAAAATCGGGTTGTGGATTGATGACAACGGTATTCGGAAGACATAGTCAACGGTCGAAAAAAGCTACCTCTACAGGATCTTCTCCCATACCACGTAGTAGAAGTGCCTCTAAAGAGGTAGTTTACGTCAATCCACCTTCACACAACGTAGCTTCTCGTTCTGTTTCCAATTCTTCTTGttcatcaaataataataataatccacaGAGAAGAAACTCCAACGAAACGACAATGCCACGTGGCAcgtcaaaaaattcaaattcatcaaCTACACAGGGGTATGTTAACCAAGGTAGGAGGGTGCCAAAAGAAGTTGTTGGAATTTCAGGTGAGTTGGATACCATGATCAATGATCACCAAAAATCTAACTCGAAAGGGAGTACTTTTGTTCGCGCTTCTTCTGGCAATGTTATGTTATATGGACATTTAGGTAATCTTAGACAAGGAGCTAAAGATAATAGTTATTCAAATGCAATGGATAATTATAACCAATACTTTGAAAATGCAAATTCAAATGTTGGAGGAAACACAAAGAATGTGTCGAGTATTAATAAAGAGACAAATTCCTCGACGAAGTTGAAGGGAGAAAATACGGGTGGTGGTTCACTTTGTAGGGCTATATCAACTAGAATGGATCCAGAACAGTTGAAGATAATGGGGAACGAGGATTATAAGAATGGAAGATTTGCGGAGGCGTTATCTTTGTATGATGCAGCTATTGCAATTGATCCTAAAAAGGCTGCTTATAGAAGTAACAGAAGTGCTGCTTTAACTGCTCTTGGTAGGCTTCTTGAAGCTGTGTTTGAATGTAGGGAAGCTATTCAAATTGATCCTCATTATCATCGAGCTCATCATCGTTTAGGAAGTTTGCATTTTAG ATTAGGAGAAACAGATAAAGCCCTTTATCATTATAAACAAGCAGGGCCAGAGGCTGATCCTGATGAAGTTGCTAAAGTGAAGATTCTTCAAGCTCATTTAAATAAGTGCACCGAGGCTCAAAGGGTAGGAGATTGGAACAAACTCGTGGTCGAGACCTCCAACACTATATCAGCTGGTGCAGATTCTGCTCCACAG ATATTTGCATTGCAAGCCGAAGCCCTGATAAAACTCCGTAGGCATCAAGATGCGGACAACGTAATGTCAAAATGTCCTAATTTTGATGTTGACGATTGTACCAAGTTCTTTGGACCAATTGGTAATGCAAATTTGTTAGCAACACGAGCTCAAGTTGATCTAGCTGCTGGCAG ATTTGATGATGCTTTGGAGGCAGCACATAAAGCAACTAGGCTAGACACTAACAACAAGTTAGCAAACAAGGTATTGGGAAAGGCTCGAGCCGTGACAGGTGCAAGATGTAGAGGAAACGAGCTTTTCAAGGCGTCGAAATTCTCTGAGGCTTGTAATGCATATGGAGAAGGGCTTCAGCATGATCCATATAACTCAGTTTTACTATGCAACCGAGCCGCTTGTAGATCAAAACTTGGTCAATTGGAGAAAGCAATTGAAGATTGCACCGCTGCTCTTAACTTACGCCCATCTTACACCAAAGCAAGGTTGAGAAGAGCTGATTGTAATGCTAAG